Part of the Vigna unguiculata cultivar IT97K-499-35 chromosome 3, ASM411807v1, whole genome shotgun sequence genome, TAGAATTAGTTAAGAGTAATAAATTTCTCTCATTGAACAAAGgtgtgaaaattaaatatttaaaagtaaacatGATTCAAATTTGTGATGAAAAAagtaattgaaaagaaaatcaagaaattaTCTCGAAAAGTTTGAGATTTAGAAAAACAagaatttttcaaaactttttaataGTAACTGATAGTTTACGTAAAATAGAAGTTGTAGACAATAGTAGAGATATGTATCTTTAgacgaaaaatgaaaaaaaagaagtatgaaatacatattaaaaaaattttaccCCAAAAAATAAAGTCTGTATTCAGCATCTCGTACTATAAGCAACTATTATTAAGTTGAGTATAGTGTTTAAGCAAAAACTAAAACTAAGTTAAGCATAAATTATAAGTAcagactaaaaataaaatatttcaatttttataagaaaatagaaTGCATGTATGATTAACTTAAATGTTCAATAtttaacatgaaaataaaattaaacagaatttttttttaaaatttaaaattaaattttgaaaacaaaaatcttagtataaaagtgaataatacattttaaaattattaaactaaataatagtaaaggaacatcataaataaaaatagaataataagtctttaaattttagatcAGAAGACTCGGAGTCGATttctttaagtttttattttcgaGATTAGAAGACTCGGAGTTGATttctttaagtttttattttcaagaaatgtaattttttctaaaaagatGATTTcttaaacatttaataatttgtatgaatattttaaaaaatgagttcaaagttaatagaaataataaaatatatattaaagtttatatttaaataattgataaaagggattaagataaattttagatttaattattcttttggttttgttttggttcaaaaatattgatttttcaatatttttttgttttaatttttaaaaaattgatgaaatgtgatcctttttgttaaatttattaaaacaaaatcaaaaaaattaagaaaaatgatcaaattaaatcaattttctaaaaattagaaccaaattaaaatttaaaaaaactgaaaagaccaatttaatatttttgagaagaaaaagaaccaataaaataactaaatctaaattttatatacatTGAAATTAACttacacttatatatatatataacaatacaTAAAGAAGGATCTCTTTTTTGTATTCCtatttcataataccaattataccctttataatataattatttattaaatttttttaaattatcggttacttttatctattttttataaaattatttatctttttttctattcatcgatcattattttctttattcattttattttatatttaataaatataaatttattttatatattaatttaataacattatattattatcatctactaatataatatcatttatatttaaaaaatatatacatacaaattaatgaaatataacATCTGTGTTTATTATGCGGAACACTGTTAGCTTTCCACGCTCGGAAGGCGTTGGTGGCGAATGATGGAGTACGGTAATTGTGTTGTGAATGGTGATgtaaagaaaacaagataaggAGAAAAAGCGATCCAAATTATGGTTGTCTTTTTCCTCCAACAGCCAACGTTAAAGTCTAAACCACCTCTGTCCTCTTCGATGGGTATCGTAACACAGCCTTAATACACAGGTCATTATCCACAAAAACGGTTGGTCGTCAAGGAATGTGGATCAATTCAATTCCCCATTACGACTCTTGCAAAACCAACAACATCGAAACAACTTTGCTTTCCCATACGGTGcatataaaaattagttaatttacCCATTCAGAATTATTAAATGCATAAAGACCCAAAACCATTCATTAAACAAAggttcaaaatatttttctttagttgTATGTGGAAGagagaatatttaataattaggGTGAATTCCGTTATAAGTAAATTTAAGTCTATTTCAATCCtacaaaatcaacttgtaagaatatttttttatattaatttgactCTGACATCATGTTAGAAATGAGTTTAAACTtaattcaatcttataaaatcgatttataaaatgaaaattatatccacttatatattataaattgactttatctctaattaatacgactctaacatttttttatgttgaattgGGTTTGCGGTGGTGAGACTGTAGTGTTTGTAAGTTAGTTTGGTTAAAGGAGGGCCAGAAGTTACCCTGTGGTGTGGGGAAGACACACACCAATGACTTGTGCATATGCAAGTGTTTGATTACGAGTTCAGTGTTTTCATGGTGTGATGCATCAATTGGATCATGGCAAATTGTCCTACTTTATGGGCACTGGGATTTTGGTAGGACATGCACATTTTACCTTTCATATTACACTATGTTTTCCCCAAAACAACCTATACCTACCCTTAGTAAAAAATTCTCACAAATCTTGTCAACAATTATTTATCTCATTGTACTACCAACTTTTATTACGTCAAGTTTCAATATaatgaaaagttaaatattcacctctattttattaattttataaaattgtttttttccttaattataGTAACTTTTTTATACATCTATATCAGTCAAGACCATGATTTGAGATTTCATAAGCTCcaactaaaaaaattgtcaacgaaatttagaaacaaaagtACTCAGACAATTCAATTTTGACTTcacaaaatatgtaattttaaaatcgTACTAAATTAACacgattttaattaaaattaaaaaaaatacaatttcaatATATATCACAGTATACGGAAATATGAAATCGtattaaattaacataacttcaattaaaattaaaaaataaatttatcaaactGAAATCGAATACcaatatcataattttaaagtcaaaattaagtattgttGTGCTTTTTGTCGATGTTGAATACAAAACAAATCAATAACTATCgccaaatatattaaaattaaaaacgaTGTTCAGAAAGAAAAGATACAAATGAAATCTAAAGTTGTACGgaacaattataaattttctcacagagaaaatataaaagttattttcttgAGTAGCTATCATTTGTCCCACCTCTATTTAATTTGAATCTTAATTTTAGGTTTGTTACATCCTGCCGAACTTTTTCTCTTTCGATATTGGAAAATTtctttatcaaataattaaaagctAATGAAAATTATCGTCTTTAACAGGTGAgaatttttgttgttaattcATCGAACCCTCTAGAAcgtaatgaaaaagaaaaaaaaatgcactttcaaactttttttttcaagattgaaaagaaaaacagagatatataattatgaaagaTCCagcagaaaaacaaaaagactGATATTTATAACAACAAGatgaaaacaaagaacaaaacgaaaataataataaaaataattagttttagtAAAACATTGATTCTCAAACAATTATTAACATTACGGAAACCAAAATTACAAAgattacactacaagaaaatgcttcatagtaaccaattttagtgatcaaaagttgttaattactataattactaatttagatacaagtttacaaaataaaaaaattattggttactaaaatagttactattatgaataaaaaattataattggtcactaaattggtttttaaaattagctattatagttttggctaccaaagaaaattggttactaaaaattagctacctaagtttcggctaccaaaataatttagttactaaattgttctctaattaattagtgacaaatttagtgaccaattataattttttatttatattagtgactattttagtaaccaataaattttaatttttaaaattaatatataaattggtcactacagtgactaacaacttttaatcactaaaattggttactaataaaacattttttttagtgttaataAAAGAACATTCATTTGTTGACACCACACATCCTCTTTCTATACTCACTTTACAaccaaataaattcatattttattagaaaaagcAAGTGCATAATTTATCAAAAACATAATTTCCTTCTATCATAATTTACTTATGATTAAATGTTTATGGAGAATCAATAGTATGGTTAATGATCAAAGTTCAgcaacataattaaaaatggGTTATGATttctattagaaaaaaaaagggcaTATGATAGGAATATAAAAGGTTGAAATCTGGATATAACTTGTAGAAGCATTCCGAAGAAAAGATGTTTTAAGATATTTATAGACAATTAAGGAGTGTATACCATTGTCAAGGACACTCAGACAGAACATATCCCTACAAACATTATCAGAATTATATGTAAGGTGAATGTGAATTTTATGCTCACTTCACTTAATAATTAACATGTATCTTATTTGCGAAATCAACATGAACCATTCAAATCAAATGTGTCGATGGATAATACTAGTACTAAGCCAATCCttggttttaaaaaagaaatcattttTCGTAACACCTTTCAATTTGGTTTTCGTACAATCAAGAAATTGCATAAGAGTGACCAACCTAAACAGAAAGTttaaaattcacatattttacttCAATAAATATATCACAGTAAGTTTGAGAGTATGCATAGAGAGGTTTACCATCAGCCAAAAAGAATGCTGGATGGTATGTTATGTTTTAGTTAGTTTATGAGACAACTTGAGCACATGCATGCCTCAGATACTTtttgtcaaacaaaataaaacttgaaTTGTGAAGACAGAAAACATTGAAACTACTCCACCTAAGATTGATTCCACTTTATGACCATATCTTCATACCAAATTCATGTCATATCAAGTGGAAGGGACCACAGAGAGGTCCAAGCGCCCCGTCCATTCTTCACCTGGCTTCAACGTGATTGGTTTCTCTATCGCTGCACCATCCACGCACACCATCTGTTTGTACTCTTCATCCCCCAAATCCACTATCGCCTTGGACTTTTTCTCCCACGGATTCCAAACAACTATGCAACACCAAACTTGGTTAGTTTCACCTGTTACATTGCGTACCAAAATTTCACTAACCTACCAACATCATTCACCATTTCATTTGGAAGTGCAAGGAACCATACCAACATCTGGGAGTCCTTCCTTTCTTATGACAATTGTCTGCTTCTTTTCGTGGTCCAGAACAGCCACCCCACTGCCACCAGAATCAAGATACACTCGATCCACCTGATACATCCCgacaataacataaaaataatcaatgtcACACTATTTCAACAATAACAGAACCAGGTCCTGAGTTGTTGTCTCACCTCTGATTCAAACGTCAATGCATCTCCTTGTTCTGTGAAGCGTTCTTGGTTGTGCAAGTTGTCTAGATAGTCTAGAGTTTCCAATCCTTCCACCCTCACTTCACTGCCAATGATTGTCAGAGATTATCGTGCTTGTTCAAATATTGCATATTGCAAATACTAGAAAATTACTTATGTAAAATTGATCACCATGATCACATTTAGTCACGAACCTGATATCAGAGACAGAGTAATATGTATGGTACGCAAAGGAGAAACTGAAGGGCTTGCTATTGACGTTCCTGACGCGAGAAATCAGAGTCAAATATCCATTTCCTGCCAAAGAGACCCTTAACCGAAGTTCGAAGCTGGACAAAATACTCCAGATCAGTATCTCAAATATTAGGAGATTCAACCGACAATTTAGGTGGGATGccaaaaaacatgataaaactACCCATGTTTGCGATTGAGGTCCCCCACATGTGGTTGGGGTCTCGGCACTTACGCCAACAattcatttactttttatttttcttgcgATGTGAATTCTTGGACTGATTCGAGTTTTCGACAAGAAAGTGTCATAATTTAGCATATTTCCTCACAATTTatgttcatgtttttcttgtctATATTCAAAAGATAAAGTGTGGGTTCGGAGTAAGTAAACACATAATATGCATTTAATTTCGAACCTATGTGGCCATATTTTCAGATCATCTTCGGTTGGTTTGAGCAGCAAATCAATATGGGCTTTTTCACCGGAATCAGTGGGTAACGGTGGAGGATTTTGATCGATTACCCATATTTTGTTCCTGGCAAACCCATGATGCTCTAATGATCCACGGTTTCTGAactggaaaaataaaattacaagaaatcaaagaaaaaaaaaaaaccttgttTATCTAACTCTGTGTATGTAAGTTTTTCTGTTACTTATTCTTGGGCTATGAATATGTGCAATTTACTTTTACAAAGTATTATTCGACATTCAAATTATACCTGAGGGAAACAGATAGCAATTCCTCCTCGTAATGGTTTGAGAGGGCTTATGATTGCCTGAGAAAGAAAAACACCACATATACAGAGAAAATTACATCCTCAATTAAAagctaattaaataattgatgagtctaaaacaaaacaaaaaaaaaagtaaaaaagctAATTATGTTTACCTTACTACTAGTGAACAAAAGCTCCTCGCCACGTTCCCATTTCCATGAAAGAACCTGCCCTCCGTGCAAACTAACCTAAAAGTGTCACCCACGCTAACATCAATTTATGAAAACAGTTATTTCAGAAtcaaaaaggaaagaaatcacTATATCTTCTGGGATGGCATGATCTGGGTAATTTCTATCTGACACATAATGACATTTTAAAGCTCGTATACAAGTTTCAAAAACATGTAAAGTAGAAATTgatctcaacacataatcattTACTATACAACAATTTCTGCAAAAAAGGTGGTGAATGTAAACGATTAGTGAGAGTTAAAAGAATCTGACCCTTGCCGAGGCTCCTCGATGGTTCCGCAGAACCACTAGGCCTATTCCATTCCTATCCTTGGTAATTTCAACCGCTCTTATATCATCACTTCCAGCCCCAGAATGATTCATGTCCAAACTCTTCGCTGATTGTGTAAACTGAAGAAGCAAGAAACGGTATCAGTATCACTATTCTCGATCCCTTTAAGCGTAGGAGTTCAAAGCTGCTTCCCGTGATGAtaggaaaaaaaagattaacAAGTTCAGCTGCACGAAGCAGGTGAAAAACCACGGGTTTCCCATCACACCTTCCTCGTGAAAAAACCAAGTTATCCCACGAAAATTGATACCAAAATCGCAACTTTTCAACTACCAACTACCTTCATCCTTAATCTTATCTAATAACCCGTAGTAAGGGTCAATTCTCGAACTACGGTCAAACACAGACGCATGAAACAATAATGGCTGTGATTGCTATCTGAATTTGTACTATGTACCAACGGAAACAGCTACCATGGTAAAAACAGGTGTTAATGATATCCAAATTCCAATTCTTCCAGTTATACAATCCAAAAATAACCTCATTCAAACAGAGTTTCACTCATAGCCCTCGAATTAAACATGTGATCATGAGtattataataatcaaattaagcTAACAATGAgaaaccaaaaaattatttacctAAAACTCAAGCAAGCAGAGTTGAAGTAGAAGGGTTCCGAGTTTCAACCCCTGCTGTGAATAACTGTAATATGATTATGAACATGTGACTGCAATAACAGACTTAACTACCCGGTTATTTAACAGTGTCtgagttttgtttttaaaggaGCTCGTAGTAGGCATAATTTAAGCTTCAACAATGGTCTCCTTCTGTTTTTTTTACAGAAATTATATAGATTATGGACCATTCAAGTAAGTAAGTACTAGAGGCCTAAGCCAATTGCTGGTGATGGTAGAATTATGGAATGATGGAAATAACCATCAATCATTCGGACACTGAAGATAGTGACTCGAAGTCATACCCTTAATTAGATTGCAGTGGACCTAACATGCAATTGACACCATGGTCACTTTTTGAGTCTGTAAAATTATCTTATGCTAGAAAAGAGAGGAAGAACTATGGTTGTACTTCTCATTCACAATGtgggttgaaggagaaaatttgtgaatgagaaaaaggaAGATTGGGTTGGGATGGGAGCGAGGGCCTTATCCTTCGGCATTGGTACACTTTCTGGTTCGACATGCATGAAAGTGatatgacaaaaaataaatacaatagaAAAATTAACTCGTGGACATGATTGCCTCTTGAAAACCACATTCCTGACACTTGCCTGCTGCTAATCGCATGTGGTCCAATAATCGACATGTCCACCTCACACTTTATTGActagtttataattttacatacaCAAATGAGAATTAAATCTTTATTGAAAGTGACAAAATTATATCATGTAGATTCAGACTTTAGAACAGAATATTTTGGACCCCAACTGCATTCTCACTTTACCGTATATAATAATTTGTTCTCAGGGAAATTTTATCGcgttaaaatccattttttacaAGCCAAATAGCACAAGCTGAGCCCCTTAGGCAACTTTGACAAGTGCTCTTTGAGTTTCTTTTTGCCCCTCCTATTTAAATGCAAAATTATAATTCGACTCATTCCAATGTATGAAACACGTTATTTCAAACTTACGGTATTAAATTTTAGGTGATATATCAAACAGTTATGTTGATTGGATTAAAAAGTCAGAACACATCACATGTAATTTAAAACAGttcatctttttattctttcttttagtTTTGGAAAACGTATTccataaattattaaagtataagaatttttatttgaaattttggaaatagaatgaattccaatttcacatatatttaaagaaaaaaacatatttaattcaatattttaatataaaaaactatttgtCAAGTGAATACAAAGGAGTGTCAAAGAAAGATTGTTGGATGGAAAAACATTTTGGCAAGTTACATAATTagatttaatgttattttttcatttcaagaagaaatacaatgaaataaaaactattttgtgTTGTTATCACCGaacattaaaaatgtattatcttaatactttaaaaaaaaaattagtatattttaaaatttagtgacCACGATTTATTTTGAAGATGaagcaaaaaaaatcaaaaaaatacacagcaaaaaatataaattctacGTCTTTAATGTTctttaagaattttatatttcaataaaataggATACATGTCTATCTAATTTCTCCactcaatataattatttaacttcTCCACTTAAAACAATGTAaacatatattcttttaattttaaaagcattattttaaaattatattttttaaatagtattatttaaattaaaagatggGATACAAACACGAGAATGCGTGTTTTTTTATAGCATTACATcgtaacaattatttatttatataatatttttcattttatcttaataaaattttaaaaattatattataaaatttaccaacataagaataaagaaaaatagaaaccaacttaaaatatagtaaattaaaaaaacgaaAGAATCAGCAtctaaactaaaagaaaaataataaataataataaaatctatttttttataattataattataattttattttattttaaaaaagtaaacaacACGTATATTTTCCCTagtatattattaaagaaaaatataagatcaCATGGCAAAAAGATATAAACAGATACACAATGTTTGTATTTGAATCAgcttttagtaaaaaaatataaaatctcctattcattaaataaaatcagttcccta contains:
- the LOC114176999 gene encoding putative glucose-6-phosphate 1-epimerase isoform X3 → MNHSGAGSDDIRAVEITKDRNGIGLVVLRNHRGASARVSLHGGQVLSWKWERGEELLFTSSKAIISPLKPLRGGIAICFPQFRNRGSLEHHGFARNKIWVIDQNPPPLPTDSGEKAHIDLLLKPTEDDLKIWPHSFELRLRVSLAGNGYLTLISRVRNVNSKPFSFSFAYHTYYSVSDISEVRVEGLETLDYLDNLHNQERFTEQGDALTFESEVDRVYLDSGGSGVAVLDHEKKQTIVIRKEGLPDVGETNQVWCCIVVWNPWEKKSKAIVDLGDEEYKQMVCVDGAAIEKPITLKPGEEWTGRLDLSVVPST
- the LOC114176999 gene encoding putative glucose-6-phosphate 1-epimerase isoform X1; amino-acid sequence: MKFTQSAKSLDMNHSGAGSDDIRAVEITKDRNGIGLVVLRNHRGASARVSLHGGQVLSWKWERGEELLFTSSKAIISPLKPLRGGIAICFPQFRNRGSLEHHGFARNKIWVIDQNPPPLPTDSGEKAHIDLLLKPTEDDLKIWPHSFELRLRVSLAGNGYLTLISRVRNVNSKPFSFSFAYHTYYSVSDISEVRVEGLETLDYLDNLHNQERFTEQGDALTFESEVDRVYLDSGGSGVAVLDHEKKQTIVIRKEGLPDVGETNQVWCCIVVWNPWEKKSKAIVDLGDEEYKQMVCVDGAAIEKPITLKPGEEWTGRLDLSVVPST
- the LOC114176999 gene encoding putative glucose-6-phosphate 1-epimerase isoform X2 gives rise to the protein MKFTQSAKSLDMNHSGAGSDDIRAVEITKDRNGIGLVVLRNHRGASARVSLHGGQVLSWKWERGEELLFTSSKAIISPLKPLRGGIAICFPQFRNRGSLEHHGFARNKIWVIDQNPPPLPTDSGEKAHIDLLLKPTEDDLKIWPHSFELRLRVSLAGNGYLTLISRVRNVNSKPFSFSFAYHTYYSVSDISEVRVEGLETLDYLDNLHNQERFTEQGDALTFESEVDRVYLDSGGSGVAVLDHEKKQTIVIRKEGLPDVVVWNPWEKKSKAIVDLGDEEYKQMVCVDGAAIEKPITLKPGEEWTGRLDLSVVPST